In Populus alba chromosome 9, ASM523922v2, whole genome shotgun sequence, a genomic segment contains:
- the LOC118058958 gene encoding protein DETOXIFICATION 46, chloroplastic-like has protein sequence MQIKTLIHSSTIPFQNPNFKKHPQPSILLKNPPIHLLQSPKVPAKLNILTPRNHLYGLKANLSSQSRELFDTNNEIEGENDSKTGSILEEEEVKVDMNREGLENQSLWSQIKEIVLFTGPATGLWLCGPLMSLIDTVVIGQGSYIELAALGPATVLCDYMSYVFMFLSIATSNMVATYLARRDKNQVQHQISILLFVGMTCGLLMLLFTRFFGSWALTAFSGPKNAQILPAANTYVQIRGLAWPAVLVGWVAQSASLGMKDSWGPLKALAVSSVVNGVGDVVLCSFLGYGIAGAAWATMVSQVIAACMMIEALNKKGYNAFSISVPTPDEILTVIGLAAPVFVTMISKVAFYSLMIYFATSMGTHSVAAHQVMLQIMGMCTVLGEPLSQTAQSFMPELIYGVNRSLEKARRLLKSLVTIGATMGLLLGTIGTFAPWLFPNIFTHDQKVIQEMYKVLLPFFMAIVVTPSIHCLEGTLLAGRDLRFLSFSMTGCFSLGAIVLMLFSRRGYGLPGCWYALVGFQWARFFLSLRRLLSPDGILFSEDLSRYKMEKLKVT, from the exons atgcaaatcaaaaccctaattcattcttcaacaattccatttcaaaaccctaattttaaaaaacatccacAACCAtcaattctattaaaaaacCCACCTATCCATCTCCTTCAAAGTCCCAAAGTTCCtgcaaaattaaacattttGACACCTAGAAATCATCTTTATGGTTTGAAAGCCAATCTTAGTAGCCAAAGTCGAGAACTTTTCGATACTAACAATGAAATTGAGGGAGAAAATGACAGTAAAACTGGCTCAATTTTGGAAGAAGAGGAGGTAAAAGTGGATATGAATAGAGAGGGATTGGAGAATCAGAGTTTATGGAGTCAAATAAAGGAGATTGTTTTGTTTACAGGACCTGCTACAGGGCTTTGGTTATGTGGGCCATTAATGAGTCTAATTGATACTGTGGTTATTGGTCAAGGGAGTTACATTGAACTTGCCGCTTTAg GACCTGCGACGGTTTTATGTGATTATATGAGTTATGTGTTcatgttcctttcaattgccACTTCGAATATGGTTGCAACTTACCTTGCCAGACGG GATAAAAATCAAGTGCAGCATCAAATATCCATCCTTCTCTTTGTTGGGATGACTTGTGGCCTGCTGATGCTCTTGTTTACAAGATTCTTTGGTTCATGGGCACTAACTG cTTTCTCCGGACCAAAAAATGCACAAATTCTACCTGCAGCAAATACATACGTTCAG ATTCGAGGCTTAGCATGGCCTGCAGTTCTTGTAGGATGGGTTGCTCAAAGTGCAAg TCTCGGCATGAAAGATTCGTGGGGGCCTCTGAAGGCTTTGGCGGTTTCTAGTGTTGTAAATGGTGTTGGTGATGTAGTCCTCTGCAGCTTTTTAGGCTATGGAATTGCTGGTGCTGCATGGGCCACAATGGTGTCACAG GTTATTGCAGCTTGTATGATGATAGAAGCTTTGAACAAAAAAGGATACAATGCATTTTCCATCTCTGTTCCAACACCTGACGAAATCCTGACAGTAATTGGGCTTGCTGCTCCAGTGTTTGTGACAATGATATCAAAG GTGGCTTTCTATTCTCTCATGATATATTTTGCGACATCTATGGGCACACATTCCGTGGCTGCTCATCAG GTCATGCTTCAAATAATGGGTATGTGTACAGTATTGGGCGAGCCTCTCTCACAAACTGCACAATCATTTATGCCTGAGTTGATATATGGTGTAAATCGAAGTTTGGAAAAG GCTCGAAGGCTGCTAAAATCACTTGTCACAATTGGGGCTACAATGGGATTGCTTCTAGGGACCATTGGTACATTTGCTCCTTGGTTGTTCCCAAATATCTTTACACATGATCAGAAGGTCATACAGGAG ATGTACAAAGTGCTGTTACCGTTCTTTATGGCAATTGTTGTGACACCTAGCATTCATTGCCTCGAGGGGACACTGTTG GCTGGACGGGATCTTAGATTCCTTAGCTTTTCAATGACTGGATGCTTTTCTTTGGGTGCTATTGTACTGATG CTTTTTAGCAGGAGAGGATATGGTTTGCCTGGCTGTTGGTATGCACTTGTAGGATTTCAATGG gCTCGATTTTTCCTCTCTCTTCGGCGACTTCTTTCTCCTGATGGCATACTTTTCTCCGAGGACTTGAGCCGCTATAAAATGGAGAAGCTGAAAGTTACTTAG
- the LOC118058960 gene encoding squalene synthase 2 — MGSLGAILKHPDDLYPLLKLKMAVKHAAKQIPSEPHWAFCYSMLIRVSRSFSFVVQQLGTELRNAVCVFYLVLRALDTVEDDTSIPTDVKVPILIAFHRHIYDRNWHFSCGTKDYKVLMDQFHDVSTAFLELGKGYQEAIEDITKRMGAGMAKFICKEVETIDDYDEYCHYVAGVVGLGLSKLFHASELEDLASDSLSNSMGLFLQKTNIIRDYLEDINEIPKSRMFWPREIWSKYVNKLEDLKYEENSVKAVQCLNDMVTNSLIHVDDCLKYMSALREPAIFRFCAIPQVMAIGTLAMCYNDINVFRGVVKMRRGLTAQVIHRTKTMADVYGAFFDFSCMLKSKVDKNDPNATKTLSSLEALQKTCRESGALNKRKSYILRNELKYNSVLIILLFIMLSIIFAYLSANRSSY, encoded by the exons ATGGGGAGTTTGGGAGCGATATTAAAACACCCAGATGATTTATATCCACTATTGAAGCTGAAAATGGCTGTTAAACATGCTGCAAAACAGATCCCGTCTGAACCTCACTGGGCTTTCTGTTATTCCATGCTTATTCGGGTCTCTCGTAGTTTTTCTTTCGTTGTTCAACAGCTTGGCACAGAACTCCGTAACgct gTGTGCGTTTTTTACTTGGTTCTTCGAGCCCTTGACACTGTTG AGGATGATACAAGCATACCTACAGACGTCAAAGTACCTATTCTGATAGCTTTTCACCGCCACATTTATGATCGCAATTGGCATTTCTCAT GTGGTACCAAGGACTACAAGGTTCTTATGGACCAGTTCCATGATGTTTCAACTGCTTTTCTAGAGCTTGGAAAAGG TTACCAGGAGGCAATTGAGGATATTACCAAAAGAATGGGTGCAGGGATGGCAAAGTTTATCTGCAAGGAG GTGGAAACCATTGATGACTATGATGAATATTGCCACTATGTAGCAGGAGTTGTTGGACTGGGCTTGTCCAAGCTTTTCCATGCCTCTGAATTAGAAGATTTGGCTTCAGATAGCCTCTCCAATTCAATGGGATTGTTTCTTCAG aaaacaaacattattCGTGATTATCTGGAGGACATAAATGAGATACCTAAGTCACGCATGTTTTGGCCTCGCGAGATTTGGAGTAAATATGTCAACAAGCTTGAG GACTTGAAATATGAAGAGAACTCGGTCAAGGCAGTACAGTGCTTGAATGACATGGTTACCAATTCCTTGATACATGTGGATGATTGCTTGAAATACATGTCTGCATTGCGGGAACCTGCTATATTTCGGTTTTGTGCTATCCCTCAG GTCATGGCTATCGGAACCCTAGCAATGTGCTACAACGACATCAATGTCTTCAGAGGTGTAGTGAAGATGAGACGAG GTCTTACCGCTCAAGTTATTCATCGAACGAAAACAATGGCCGATGTCTATGGAGCTTTCTTTGACTTCTCTTGTATGCTGAAGTCCAAG GTTGACAAGAACGATCCTAATGCAACAAAAACATTGAGCAGTCTGGAAGCACTACAAAAAACTTGCAGGGAATCCGGGGCTCTAAACAAAAG GAAATCTTACATACTTAGGAATGAGCTAAAATATAATTCTGTTCTG ATCATCCTCCTCTTCATTATGTTGTCTATTATTTTTGCTTATCTCTCTGCTAACCGATCAAGTTACTAG
- the LOC118058961 gene encoding SH3 domain-containing protein 2 codes for MEAIRKQATKLREQVAKQQQAVLKQFGASGYGGSDTLVTDEAELHQHQKLERLYISTRAGKHFQRDIVRGVEGYIVTGSKQVEIGTKFSEDSRKYGAENTCTSGNTLSKAAVNYGRARAQMEKERGNLLKALGTQVAEPLRAMVMGAPLEDARHLAQRYDRMRQEAEAQAIEVSKRQAKVREMPGSPELAMKLESAEAKLQDLKSNMSILGKEAAAAMAAVEAQQQRLTLQRLIAMVEAERAYHQRVLQILDQIEGEMTSERQRIEAPPTPSAENSMPPPPSYEEVNGMYASQAHNGTTDSIGYFLGEVMHSYQGQSDVELTLSIGDYVVVRKVTNNGWAEGECKGKAGWFPYGYIERRDRVLASKVAEVF; via the exons ATGGAAGCGATACGAAAACAAGCCACGAAACTTAGGGAACAGGTCGCTAAGCAACAACAG GCTGTTCTCAAGCAGTTTGGGGCTAGTGGATATGGAGGTTCAGACACACTTGTTACTGATGAAGCAGAACTCCATCAGCACCAGAAACTTGAGAGGCTTTACATATCAACACGTGCTGGCAAG CATTTTCAACGGGATATTGTTCGTGGTGTAGAAGGATATATTGTCACAGGATCCAAACAAGTTGAAATAG GAACAAAGTTTTCAGAAGATAGCAGGAAATATGGTGCCGAAAATACATGTACTAGTGGTAATACATTGTCAAAGGCTGCAGTGAATTATGGTCGTGCCCGTGCTCAGATGGAGAAGGAACGTGGGAATCTGCTGAAAGCTCTTGGTACACAG gtaGCTGAGCCATTAAGAGCTATGGTAATGGGAGCTCCATTGGAAGATGCGCGACATCTTGCTCAACGTTATGACAGGATGCGACAAGAAGCAGAAGCTCAG GCTATTGAAGTTTCCAAGCGGCAGGCAAAAGTGAGAGAAATGCCAGGCAGTCCTGAGCTTGCAATGAAGTTAGAATCTGCAGAAGCAAAGCTGCAAGATCTGAAGTCAAACATGTCAATATTGGGGAAGGAAGCGGCTGCAGCAATGGCTGCTGTTGAAGCCCAACAACAGAGGTTAACTCTTCAGAGACTTATTGCTATG GTTGAAGCCGAACGTGCTTATCACCAGAGAGTCCTTCAGATACTAGATCAGATTGAAGGAGAG ATGACATCAGAACGACAACGAATTGAAGCGCCTCCCACCCCAAGTGCAGAGAACAGCATGCCTCCACCTCCATCATATGAAGAAGTGAACGGCATGTATGCTTCCCAAGCACATAACGGAACAACGGACAGCATCGGTTACTTTTTAGGGGAG GTCATGCATTCATATCAAGGACAATCTGATGTGGAGCTGACTTTGTCAATTGGTGACTATGTTGTTGTTCGAAAG GTGACAAACAATGGCTGGGCTGAAGGGGAATGCAAAGGTAAAGCAGGCTGGTTCCCATATGGGTACATTGAAAGAAGGGATCGTGTCCTTGCCAGCAAAGTAGCTGAAGTGTTCTAG